Below is a window of Agathobacter rectalis ATCC 33656 DNA.
TGTCAGTGCAATATGCCCTGCCACATGGTCTACCACGGTCTTTTTGCAGGAACGAAGTACTGCGTGCCTCTCATCAAAGGCTGCCATAACCTCAGGACTCACCTGCGAATTTTTCAGTTCCTCCGTTGTCACATTATATATATCCTCTGCCGGAGTATCTACATTTACCCTGAAAATATCCACCTTATCAGCATCCCTTAGTATATTGCAAAACATAACCGTATACTCGTCAAGCCTCTCATCTATCCTGAAAGCGCTGTGATTTCTTATCGCATTTTCAACAATTGTGCCGTATTTATCATCATGAAATCCATCCACATATGTGTCGATAAGTCCTTCCTTAAACAGCAGGTCGGCTCCAAAATTGGCATGATCAACAGACAGTGCATCGTTAAATGTGTTATAGCACTTAATCTGTTCAAATCTTCCGACATCATGCAGCATCCCTGTGAGCCATGCCACATCTGTCTCATATTCATCAAGCTTTAAATTCCTTGCTATCAGCTCGCAAAGCTCCGCTACCCTATAGGTATGGTCTATTTTAAGCTTAATCTTTGGGTCTGTGGCATTATATCCTGATGTGTACTCTGCGAATGTGTTTTTTACTCGTTCTCTATCTATTATCATGTTTATTATCCTTTCAAAAAACCGGTTTATCTGTGGCTTTATTGCTGCTGTTTTAACTCCCATCGCACCACATCTCTATGTGGATTAACTCTGGCAAGTCCAATCTCCGTAATTGCCGCTTCAAAAGGCACAAAGCTTTCCTGCATTACTGAAAATGCCATCTGCATCTGTTCCTTTGTCAGTGTCTTTCCAAGTGTAATATGTGGCAGCCAGCTCATTGGCTTGTAATATCTGCTCACTGTAGATTCCGGAATGCTTTTCACCTCATCAAATACTTTTTCCGATAAATCCTGTAAATATCCGTTAAGCACCGGCGTGGCATAAAATACATATGGCAGCAATTGTCCAACTGACACAATGCTAATCGTCCCATTAAACAGTGAATTTCGCAGATTATCCATTGCTCCCAATAAAGCATTTTCACTTCGGGCTTCTATTGCCGATATCGTCATGTGTGGCGGTACATTGTTATCCACCATGAATGAATTACCTGTTTTCTCAGCTATTTTATTTATATATCGTTGTAAAATATGAACTGCCGTCTTGTCAAAATATACAGATACAAGATACATCTACTTTCCCCTGTCATATAAAAATCATGCCCCAACACACATAGGTCGGGGCAATTACTGTTATACTTTTAAGCTATCAAACTACACCAATTCAGGAATTTTGTAGCCCGCTTTTTGCATTGCGTCTACGAAGTCATCTAATGACATACTTACTCTCTTTGCGCCCACCTCGGGCTCTAATATACCATCCTGAACAAGTGAATATACTTCAAGGCATCTTCCTTGTTGCAGTCCTTGTTGTATCCCCTCCTGAATGCCAAGCTTTTTATGATCATCCCATGCCTTACACATATTTACCACCTCTTCCTTTTCATCATACTTAATGTCAGTTCCTACAAACAGATTGATAGCTGCTACTGTCTCAACGTCAACCCTTGTGAAGGTTTCGTCGTTTGTAATTAAATCATTCAGCTTTTCCTCATCTGACGCATTTTTCAATAACTCAAACAATGGCCTGAGCCCTGTCTCGAACTTGGAAAAGTCTGTAATCTCCAGTGGATTCAGTAAATTAATCCTGTAATCATTGATGAATGGGAGTATTCTTTCATCCATCTGTGGCATCATCTCTGCAAGGCTTCTTGGCCCATCCCACTGTGTAGTTCCAAGATACAGTGTGATTGTAATCACCGGTGTCAGCTTATCATCAAGTGTAAAGCCTGACAAAAACTCGTCCGAAGACCTGTAATCCTTATTTTTCCGGTGGCGTTTCTTTGCCTCGTTGACCTGCTCTCCGTAATTCAATGCATCATAAATCATAGTTTTAACAGGCATCGCATAATGAATGTCTGTCTGCGCTTCTGCTCCAATTAAGATAACATACATTTGCCCTGTATGCTTCACGGAAACACTTTTTAGCAAATCTCTCCATTTCTGCTTAACAATCTGCTTCTTATCAATACCGAAAACTGATAACACCTCTGTGGTGTCACATTCCTTTAAATCCTCCGGTTTGATAACCTTCTCTCCGTCAAACAATACATAATTACAGATTTCACTAAACCTCGTATTGTCCGACAAATACTCCTTTGCCTTCGAGTCCTTTGTACCCAAATTAACCTCCTCTTCTTGCGTGAGCAGGAAAATCTGAAGTCGAATAAAAATACTGTATACTTATGCTTTCCACGTATATAATGTGTACAATAATCCCTTATATAAAAGCCGGCAAAATCCCCACAACCCGCTTTTCTCGCAATGTTTTCACATCTGACATTTCAATTTTCCTGCTATTAACTGGTAACATAAAGCATTGAAAATTTCCATGTCTTTGTCGAAAAATGCGAAGTGGTCTGCCCTCTTCAAAGTGATACGCACCGATAAAAATTTGCTGTGGTGTCGTATTTACAGAAATATAATGCTTTGAGTTGATTGTAGCACAGGGAGGACAGTTTGTCATTAAATTTCTCAGAGTTTCTTATCTTTGGGAATATTCATAGTTCCTGTTCCTATTTATCCTTTCCTCTCCTCATCGCTACAGCTCCCGGCGATGATATCGCACTTCCCAATACAAGCTTCACCAGCCAGATAAAAAATACTATCACAAGTACAGGAATAAGACACGTTGTAACTATAAGCACTGCCAGTCCATCAATGAACTTGTTGACCATGTTCTTTACACTATCTGCCGTAACTGACAATGTATTTTTCACACTGTTTACCGCATCCTTCGCCTTATCTATAAAGCTGCTTTCAGAGTCCTTACTCTTCTTGCTATCCTTATCATCATCCTTTGATGCTTCTGATTCATCCGCTAAATCATTTGCCTCATCGATTGTCGCATCAATTGACTCCTGATATGTACTGTAAATCATTTTTGAGACATGCACGCTTACCGGAATAACCGCATATATTGCCAGACCAAAAATGAATATTTTTACACCTATTTTCCAAAAGAGCTCCTTTTTGCTTCCAAAATATACTGCCAACGCGAGCATTGATACCGGAATAAGCCATTTGAAAGTCAGTGCGCCCAAAATAGTCAACAGATATTTTTCAAGATATATTGCTGAAACAACAATCAGAAAATATCCTGCCAGATCCATTAATTTATTTGCAACAGGAGTTCCGTCGTCTCCCGGTGCTAATGTAATAAGTGTTGAAACTGCTGTAGCACTTGCGCTCAGCTCCAATGCAGTTGTTTTCTTTTCATCGAGATACTTTATAGTTTCTTTGTTTATTTTTGACTCAGGCGATGAGTAGCTTTTTGCAAGTCCAAAAAATGAAATACCTGCAATAATTATACACACTATAATTGCAACTACTCTGAATAGCAGGCTTCTTTCAAACGATGAATCAATTTTATTTTCCATAATGACTTATACCTTCAAATTCTATAAAAATGTTCTTTTTGCCTCTTCCCGGCTATTCTTCAAGGTAGATGCAGCTCCCTCTCCTGCTAAATATTCCTTCACCAGCTTTACAACTACACCCGAAAGCAAAAATACCGCGATAAGGTTTGGTATGACCATAAGGCCATTGAAGGTCTCCGCTATGCTCCACATCAGTCCGAGGTTCATTGTCGCACCGACTATCGCAACAAGCGAATATACTACCATGAACAGCTTATTTGCCTTAGTTCCGAATAGGAACTCTATGCATCTGGTTCCGTAAAGTCCCCAGCCTATGATGGTTGAAAATGCAAAACAGCACATGGCA
It encodes the following:
- a CDS encoding HD domain-containing protein, which encodes MGVKTAAIKPQINRFFERIINMIIDRERVKNTFAEYTSGYNATDPKIKLKIDHTYRVAELCELIARNLKLDEYETDVAWLTGMLHDVGRFEQIKCYNTFNDALSVDHANFGADLLFKEGLIDTYVDGFHDDKYGTIVENAIRNHSAFRIDERLDEYTVMFCNILRDADKVDIFRVNVDTPAEDIYNVTTEELKNSQVSPEVMAAFDERHAVLRSCKKTVVDHVAGHIALTFELVYPISLQIANERGYLDKMMAFESDNEVTGKQFEEIRAKLNEYVASVKPL
- a CDS encoding 2'-5' RNA ligase family protein, which translates into the protein MYLVSVYFDKTAVHILQRYINKIAEKTGNSFMVDNNVPPHMTISAIEARSENALLGAMDNLRNSLFNGTISIVSVGQLLPYVFYATPVLNGYLQDLSEKVFDEVKSIPESTVSRYYKPMSWLPHITLGKTLTKEQMQMAFSVMQESFVPFEAAITEIGLARVNPHRDVVRWELKQQQ